One window of the Periophthalmus magnuspinnatus isolate fPerMag1 chromosome 17, fPerMag1.2.pri, whole genome shotgun sequence genome contains the following:
- the fubp1 gene encoding far upstream element-binding protein 1 isoform X3 — translation MADYSSVAPPSSNAAGGMNDAFQDALQRARQIAAKIGGDGVAGGPTSDFGYGGQKRPLEDAGGYFPMPILNADQPETKKVATNDAFAAMAAMGGPGRATNEEIKVPDGMVGFIIGRGGEQISRIQQESGCKIQIAPDSGGMPERSVTLTGSPDSIQAAKRLLQEIVEKGRPTPSFHHNDGGPGMSVQEIMVPASKAGLVIGKGGETIKSLQERAGVKMVMIQDGPQNTGADKPLRISGDPFKVQQAKEMVMELIRDQGFREQRGEYGSRGGGGGGGGGDSLDVPVPRFAVGIVIGRNGEMIKKIQNDTGVRIQFKPDDGSTPDRIAQIMGPPDAAQHAAEIISDLLRSVQTGGPPGHGGRGRGRGQGNWNMGPPGGLQEFSFTVPTMKTGLIIGKGGETIKGISQQSGARLELQRNPPPNSDPNVKLFTIRGSPQQIDYARQLVEEKIGGPVNPMGGPPGPHGPPGPPGPPGAPMGPYNPGPYNQGPPGPHGPPGAPYQPQGWGNGYPHWQQGQPDPNKAAADANAAAWAAYYAQYGQQPQAPPTSGAPGTSQTNGQGQQSQPPQDYTKAWEEYYKKQGQAAPQAAAAAAPAAAPSGQPDYSAAWAEYYRQQAAYYGTGNPQAPQAPQGQ, via the exons ATGGCCGACTACAGCAGCGTGGCTCCACCGTCCTCTAACGCCGCTGGAGGAATGAACGACGCTTTCCAAGACGCACTTCAGCGAGCACGACAG attGCAGCAAAGATTGGTGGAGATGGAGTAGCGGGAGGCCCCACGAGTGACTTTGGTTACGGAGGGCAGAAAAGGCCCCTGGAGGACGCTGGTGGGTATTTTCCAATGCCTATCCTCAATGCCG acCAACCAGAGACAAAGAAAGTGGCAACTAATGACG cTTTTGCAGCCATGGCAGCAATGGGTGGCCCTGGAAG GGCAACAAATGAAGAAATTAAAGTTCCAGATGGGATGGTTGGCTTCA TTattggaagaggaggagaacagattTCAAGGATACAGCAAGAGTCCGGTTGTAAAATACAGATAGCTCCTG aCAGTGGGGGAATGCCAGAAAGGTCGGTGACGTTAACAGGCTCCCCAGACTCCATCCA AGCAGCTAAACGTTTGTTACAAGAGATAGTAGAAAAGGGTCGTCCCACTCCGTCCTTTCATCATAACGATGGAGGTCCAGGCATGTCCGTGCAGGAGATAATGGTCCCTGCGTCAAAAGCTGGGCTTGTGATCGGAAAAGGAGGGGAGACCATCAAGAGCTTGCAG gagAGAGCTGGAGTCAAAATGGTCATGATCCAAGATGGTCCCCAGAACACGGGTGCAGACAAACCGCTAAGGATTTCGGGAGATCCTTTTAAAGTTCAG CAAGCCAAAGAGATGGTGATGGAGCTGATCAGAGACCAGGGCTtcagggagcagaggggagaatATGGCTCtcggggtggaggaggaggtggaggaggaggagacagtttAGAT GTCCCTGTCCCACGGTTTGCAGTTGGAATAGTTATTGGCAGAAATGGAGAAATGATCAAGAAAATTCAAAACGACACAGGAGTTAGGATCCAGTTTAAACCAG ACGATGGCAGCACTCCCGACAGAATAGCACAGATCATGGGCCCACCTGACGCGGCCCAACATGCGGCAgagatcatttcagacctgctCCGGAGTGTCCAGACGGGAGGACCACCGGGACACGGgggcaggggcagagggagggggcagggcAACTGGAACATGGGCCCCCCCGGAGGACTGCAAGAGTTCAGCTTCACGGTCCCGACCATGAAGACCGGACTCATTATTGGGAAAG GTGGAGAGACGATCAAAGGCATCAGCCAACAGTCCGGAGCCAGACTGGAGCTGCAGAGAAACCCGCCCCCAAACTCCGACCCCAACGTCAAATTATTCACCATCCGAGGATCGCCGCAACAGATCGACTATGCCCGGCAACTCGTCGAGGAGAAGATTGGG GGTCCAGTAAACCCGATGGGAGGCCCCCCTGGTCCCCATGGCCCCCCAGGACCTCCCGGCCCCCCCGGAGCACCCATGGGACCATACAACCCTGGACCATACAACCAGGGACCGCCTGGACCTCA TGGTCCTCCTGGCGCTCCGTACCAGCCTCAGGGATGGGGCAATGGTTACCCACACTGGCAGCAGGGGCAGCCTGATCCAA ATAAAGCAGCAGCTGATGCCAATGCTGCAGCTTGGGCGGCGTATTACGCTCAGTATGGACAGCAACCTCAGGCCCCGCCCACCTCCGGAGCTCCAGGCACCTCCCAAACCAACGGCCAAG GTCAGCAGAGTCAGCCACCACAGGACTACACAAAGGCCTGGGAGGAATACTATAAGAAACAAG GTCAGGCAGCCCCTCAGGCAGCTGCAGCTGCTGCCCCCGCCGCTGCCCCCAGTGGCCAGCCCGACTACAGCGCGGCGTGGGCAGAGTACTACCGACAACAGGCTGCGTACTACGGTACAGGCAACCCCCAAGCTCCACAAGCTCCCCAG GGCCAGTAA
- the fubp1 gene encoding far upstream element-binding protein 1 isoform X1, producing MADYSSVAPPSSNAAGGMNDAFQDALQRARQIAAKIGGDGVAGGPTSDFGYGGQKRPLEDAGGYFPMPILNADQPETKKVATNDAFAAMAAMGGPGRATNEEIKVPDGMVGFIIGRGGEQISRIQQESGCKIQIAPDSGGMPERSVTLTGSPDSIQAAKRLLQEIVEKGRPTPSFHHNDGGPGMSVQEIMVPASKAGLVIGKGGETIKSLQERAGVKMVMIQDGPQNTGADKPLRISGDPFKVQQAKEMVMELIRDQGFREQRGEYGSRGGGGGGGGGDSLDVPVPRFAVGIVIGRNGEMIKKIQNDTGVRIQFKPDDGSTPDRIAQIMGPPDAAQHAAEIISDLLRSVQTGGPPGHGGRGRGRGQGNWNMGPPGGLQEFSFTVPTMKTGLIIGKGGETIKGISQQSGARLELQRNPPPNSDPNVKLFTIRGSPQQIDYARQLVEEKIGGPVNPMGGPPGPHGPPGPPGPPGAPMGPYNPGPYNQGPPGPHGPPGAPYQPQGWGNGYPHWQQGQPDPNKAAADANAAAWAAYYAQYGQQPQAPPTSGAPGTSQTNGQGDPQGAAQGGQTDYTKAWEEYYKKMGQQSQPPQDYTKAWEEYYKKQGQAAPQAAAAAAPAAAPSGQPDYSAAWAEYYRQQAAYYGTGNPQAPQAPQGQ from the exons ATGGCCGACTACAGCAGCGTGGCTCCACCGTCCTCTAACGCCGCTGGAGGAATGAACGACGCTTTCCAAGACGCACTTCAGCGAGCACGACAG attGCAGCAAAGATTGGTGGAGATGGAGTAGCGGGAGGCCCCACGAGTGACTTTGGTTACGGAGGGCAGAAAAGGCCCCTGGAGGACGCTGGTGGGTATTTTCCAATGCCTATCCTCAATGCCG acCAACCAGAGACAAAGAAAGTGGCAACTAATGACG cTTTTGCAGCCATGGCAGCAATGGGTGGCCCTGGAAG GGCAACAAATGAAGAAATTAAAGTTCCAGATGGGATGGTTGGCTTCA TTattggaagaggaggagaacagattTCAAGGATACAGCAAGAGTCCGGTTGTAAAATACAGATAGCTCCTG aCAGTGGGGGAATGCCAGAAAGGTCGGTGACGTTAACAGGCTCCCCAGACTCCATCCA AGCAGCTAAACGTTTGTTACAAGAGATAGTAGAAAAGGGTCGTCCCACTCCGTCCTTTCATCATAACGATGGAGGTCCAGGCATGTCCGTGCAGGAGATAATGGTCCCTGCGTCAAAAGCTGGGCTTGTGATCGGAAAAGGAGGGGAGACCATCAAGAGCTTGCAG gagAGAGCTGGAGTCAAAATGGTCATGATCCAAGATGGTCCCCAGAACACGGGTGCAGACAAACCGCTAAGGATTTCGGGAGATCCTTTTAAAGTTCAG CAAGCCAAAGAGATGGTGATGGAGCTGATCAGAGACCAGGGCTtcagggagcagaggggagaatATGGCTCtcggggtggaggaggaggtggaggaggaggagacagtttAGAT GTCCCTGTCCCACGGTTTGCAGTTGGAATAGTTATTGGCAGAAATGGAGAAATGATCAAGAAAATTCAAAACGACACAGGAGTTAGGATCCAGTTTAAACCAG ACGATGGCAGCACTCCCGACAGAATAGCACAGATCATGGGCCCACCTGACGCGGCCCAACATGCGGCAgagatcatttcagacctgctCCGGAGTGTCCAGACGGGAGGACCACCGGGACACGGgggcaggggcagagggagggggcagggcAACTGGAACATGGGCCCCCCCGGAGGACTGCAAGAGTTCAGCTTCACGGTCCCGACCATGAAGACCGGACTCATTATTGGGAAAG GTGGAGAGACGATCAAAGGCATCAGCCAACAGTCCGGAGCCAGACTGGAGCTGCAGAGAAACCCGCCCCCAAACTCCGACCCCAACGTCAAATTATTCACCATCCGAGGATCGCCGCAACAGATCGACTATGCCCGGCAACTCGTCGAGGAGAAGATTGGG GGTCCAGTAAACCCGATGGGAGGCCCCCCTGGTCCCCATGGCCCCCCAGGACCTCCCGGCCCCCCCGGAGCACCCATGGGACCATACAACCCTGGACCATACAACCAGGGACCGCCTGGACCTCA TGGTCCTCCTGGCGCTCCGTACCAGCCTCAGGGATGGGGCAATGGTTACCCACACTGGCAGCAGGGGCAGCCTGATCCAA ATAAAGCAGCAGCTGATGCCAATGCTGCAGCTTGGGCGGCGTATTACGCTCAGTATGGACAGCAACCTCAGGCCCCGCCCACCTCCGGAGCTCCAGGCACCTCCCAAACCAACGGCCAAG GTGACCCTCAGGGCGCAGCTCAGGGCGGACAGACAGATTACACCAAGGCCTGGGAGGAATATTACAAGAAAATGG GTCAGCAGAGTCAGCCACCACAGGACTACACAAAGGCCTGGGAGGAATACTATAAGAAACAAG GTCAGGCAGCCCCTCAGGCAGCTGCAGCTGCTGCCCCCGCCGCTGCCCCCAGTGGCCAGCCCGACTACAGCGCGGCGTGGGCAGAGTACTACCGACAACAGGCTGCGTACTACGGTACAGGCAACCCCCAAGCTCCACAAGCTCCCCAG GGCCAGTAA
- the fubp1 gene encoding far upstream element-binding protein 1 isoform X4 gives MADYSSVAPPSSNAAGGMNDAFQDALQRARQIAAKIGGDGVAGGPTSDFGYGGQKRPLEDADQPETKKVATNDAFAAMAAMGGPGRATNEEIKVPDGMVGFIIGRGGEQISRIQQESGCKIQIAPDSGGMPERSVTLTGSPDSIQAAKRLLQEIVEKGRPTPSFHHNDGGPGMSVQEIMVPASKAGLVIGKGGETIKSLQERAGVKMVMIQDGPQNTGADKPLRISGDPFKVQQAKEMVMELIRDQGFREQRGEYGSRGGGGGGGGGDSLDVPVPRFAVGIVIGRNGEMIKKIQNDTGVRIQFKPDDGSTPDRIAQIMGPPDAAQHAAEIISDLLRSVQTGGPPGHGGRGRGRGQGNWNMGPPGGLQEFSFTVPTMKTGLIIGKGGETIKGISQQSGARLELQRNPPPNSDPNVKLFTIRGSPQQIDYARQLVEEKIGGPVNPMGGPPGPHGPPGPPGPPGAPMGPYNPGPYNQGPPGPHGPPGAPYQPQGWGNGYPHWQQGQPDPNKAAADANAAAWAAYYAQYGQQPQAPPTSGAPGTSQTNGQGQQSQPPQDYTKAWEEYYKKQGQAAPQAAAAAAPAAAPSGQPDYSAAWAEYYRQQAAYYGTGNPQAPQAPQGQ, from the exons ATGGCCGACTACAGCAGCGTGGCTCCACCGTCCTCTAACGCCGCTGGAGGAATGAACGACGCTTTCCAAGACGCACTTCAGCGAGCACGACAG attGCAGCAAAGATTGGTGGAGATGGAGTAGCGGGAGGCCCCACGAGTGACTTTGGTTACGGAGGGCAGAAAAGGCCCCTGGAGGACGCTG acCAACCAGAGACAAAGAAAGTGGCAACTAATGACG cTTTTGCAGCCATGGCAGCAATGGGTGGCCCTGGAAG GGCAACAAATGAAGAAATTAAAGTTCCAGATGGGATGGTTGGCTTCA TTattggaagaggaggagaacagattTCAAGGATACAGCAAGAGTCCGGTTGTAAAATACAGATAGCTCCTG aCAGTGGGGGAATGCCAGAAAGGTCGGTGACGTTAACAGGCTCCCCAGACTCCATCCA AGCAGCTAAACGTTTGTTACAAGAGATAGTAGAAAAGGGTCGTCCCACTCCGTCCTTTCATCATAACGATGGAGGTCCAGGCATGTCCGTGCAGGAGATAATGGTCCCTGCGTCAAAAGCTGGGCTTGTGATCGGAAAAGGAGGGGAGACCATCAAGAGCTTGCAG gagAGAGCTGGAGTCAAAATGGTCATGATCCAAGATGGTCCCCAGAACACGGGTGCAGACAAACCGCTAAGGATTTCGGGAGATCCTTTTAAAGTTCAG CAAGCCAAAGAGATGGTGATGGAGCTGATCAGAGACCAGGGCTtcagggagcagaggggagaatATGGCTCtcggggtggaggaggaggtggaggaggaggagacagtttAGAT GTCCCTGTCCCACGGTTTGCAGTTGGAATAGTTATTGGCAGAAATGGAGAAATGATCAAGAAAATTCAAAACGACACAGGAGTTAGGATCCAGTTTAAACCAG ACGATGGCAGCACTCCCGACAGAATAGCACAGATCATGGGCCCACCTGACGCGGCCCAACATGCGGCAgagatcatttcagacctgctCCGGAGTGTCCAGACGGGAGGACCACCGGGACACGGgggcaggggcagagggagggggcagggcAACTGGAACATGGGCCCCCCCGGAGGACTGCAAGAGTTCAGCTTCACGGTCCCGACCATGAAGACCGGACTCATTATTGGGAAAG GTGGAGAGACGATCAAAGGCATCAGCCAACAGTCCGGAGCCAGACTGGAGCTGCAGAGAAACCCGCCCCCAAACTCCGACCCCAACGTCAAATTATTCACCATCCGAGGATCGCCGCAACAGATCGACTATGCCCGGCAACTCGTCGAGGAGAAGATTGGG GGTCCAGTAAACCCGATGGGAGGCCCCCCTGGTCCCCATGGCCCCCCAGGACCTCCCGGCCCCCCCGGAGCACCCATGGGACCATACAACCCTGGACCATACAACCAGGGACCGCCTGGACCTCA TGGTCCTCCTGGCGCTCCGTACCAGCCTCAGGGATGGGGCAATGGTTACCCACACTGGCAGCAGGGGCAGCCTGATCCAA ATAAAGCAGCAGCTGATGCCAATGCTGCAGCTTGGGCGGCGTATTACGCTCAGTATGGACAGCAACCTCAGGCCCCGCCCACCTCCGGAGCTCCAGGCACCTCCCAAACCAACGGCCAAG GTCAGCAGAGTCAGCCACCACAGGACTACACAAAGGCCTGGGAGGAATACTATAAGAAACAAG GTCAGGCAGCCCCTCAGGCAGCTGCAGCTGCTGCCCCCGCCGCTGCCCCCAGTGGCCAGCCCGACTACAGCGCGGCGTGGGCAGAGTACTACCGACAACAGGCTGCGTACTACGGTACAGGCAACCCCCAAGCTCCACAAGCTCCCCAG GGCCAGTAA
- the fubp1 gene encoding far upstream element-binding protein 1 isoform X2 has product MADYSSVAPPSSNAAGGMNDAFQDALQRARQIAAKIGGDGVAGGPTSDFGYGGQKRPLEDADQPETKKVATNDAFAAMAAMGGPGRATNEEIKVPDGMVGFIIGRGGEQISRIQQESGCKIQIAPDSGGMPERSVTLTGSPDSIQAAKRLLQEIVEKGRPTPSFHHNDGGPGMSVQEIMVPASKAGLVIGKGGETIKSLQERAGVKMVMIQDGPQNTGADKPLRISGDPFKVQQAKEMVMELIRDQGFREQRGEYGSRGGGGGGGGGDSLDVPVPRFAVGIVIGRNGEMIKKIQNDTGVRIQFKPDDGSTPDRIAQIMGPPDAAQHAAEIISDLLRSVQTGGPPGHGGRGRGRGQGNWNMGPPGGLQEFSFTVPTMKTGLIIGKGGETIKGISQQSGARLELQRNPPPNSDPNVKLFTIRGSPQQIDYARQLVEEKIGGPVNPMGGPPGPHGPPGPPGPPGAPMGPYNPGPYNQGPPGPHGPPGAPYQPQGWGNGYPHWQQGQPDPNKAAADANAAAWAAYYAQYGQQPQAPPTSGAPGTSQTNGQGDPQGAAQGGQTDYTKAWEEYYKKMGQQSQPPQDYTKAWEEYYKKQGQAAPQAAAAAAPAAAPSGQPDYSAAWAEYYRQQAAYYGTGNPQAPQAPQGQ; this is encoded by the exons ATGGCCGACTACAGCAGCGTGGCTCCACCGTCCTCTAACGCCGCTGGAGGAATGAACGACGCTTTCCAAGACGCACTTCAGCGAGCACGACAG attGCAGCAAAGATTGGTGGAGATGGAGTAGCGGGAGGCCCCACGAGTGACTTTGGTTACGGAGGGCAGAAAAGGCCCCTGGAGGACGCTG acCAACCAGAGACAAAGAAAGTGGCAACTAATGACG cTTTTGCAGCCATGGCAGCAATGGGTGGCCCTGGAAG GGCAACAAATGAAGAAATTAAAGTTCCAGATGGGATGGTTGGCTTCA TTattggaagaggaggagaacagattTCAAGGATACAGCAAGAGTCCGGTTGTAAAATACAGATAGCTCCTG aCAGTGGGGGAATGCCAGAAAGGTCGGTGACGTTAACAGGCTCCCCAGACTCCATCCA AGCAGCTAAACGTTTGTTACAAGAGATAGTAGAAAAGGGTCGTCCCACTCCGTCCTTTCATCATAACGATGGAGGTCCAGGCATGTCCGTGCAGGAGATAATGGTCCCTGCGTCAAAAGCTGGGCTTGTGATCGGAAAAGGAGGGGAGACCATCAAGAGCTTGCAG gagAGAGCTGGAGTCAAAATGGTCATGATCCAAGATGGTCCCCAGAACACGGGTGCAGACAAACCGCTAAGGATTTCGGGAGATCCTTTTAAAGTTCAG CAAGCCAAAGAGATGGTGATGGAGCTGATCAGAGACCAGGGCTtcagggagcagaggggagaatATGGCTCtcggggtggaggaggaggtggaggaggaggagacagtttAGAT GTCCCTGTCCCACGGTTTGCAGTTGGAATAGTTATTGGCAGAAATGGAGAAATGATCAAGAAAATTCAAAACGACACAGGAGTTAGGATCCAGTTTAAACCAG ACGATGGCAGCACTCCCGACAGAATAGCACAGATCATGGGCCCACCTGACGCGGCCCAACATGCGGCAgagatcatttcagacctgctCCGGAGTGTCCAGACGGGAGGACCACCGGGACACGGgggcaggggcagagggagggggcagggcAACTGGAACATGGGCCCCCCCGGAGGACTGCAAGAGTTCAGCTTCACGGTCCCGACCATGAAGACCGGACTCATTATTGGGAAAG GTGGAGAGACGATCAAAGGCATCAGCCAACAGTCCGGAGCCAGACTGGAGCTGCAGAGAAACCCGCCCCCAAACTCCGACCCCAACGTCAAATTATTCACCATCCGAGGATCGCCGCAACAGATCGACTATGCCCGGCAACTCGTCGAGGAGAAGATTGGG GGTCCAGTAAACCCGATGGGAGGCCCCCCTGGTCCCCATGGCCCCCCAGGACCTCCCGGCCCCCCCGGAGCACCCATGGGACCATACAACCCTGGACCATACAACCAGGGACCGCCTGGACCTCA TGGTCCTCCTGGCGCTCCGTACCAGCCTCAGGGATGGGGCAATGGTTACCCACACTGGCAGCAGGGGCAGCCTGATCCAA ATAAAGCAGCAGCTGATGCCAATGCTGCAGCTTGGGCGGCGTATTACGCTCAGTATGGACAGCAACCTCAGGCCCCGCCCACCTCCGGAGCTCCAGGCACCTCCCAAACCAACGGCCAAG GTGACCCTCAGGGCGCAGCTCAGGGCGGACAGACAGATTACACCAAGGCCTGGGAGGAATATTACAAGAAAATGG GTCAGCAGAGTCAGCCACCACAGGACTACACAAAGGCCTGGGAGGAATACTATAAGAAACAAG GTCAGGCAGCCCCTCAGGCAGCTGCAGCTGCTGCCCCCGCCGCTGCCCCCAGTGGCCAGCCCGACTACAGCGCGGCGTGGGCAGAGTACTACCGACAACAGGCTGCGTACTACGGTACAGGCAACCCCCAAGCTCCACAAGCTCCCCAG GGCCAGTAA